One genomic segment of Arcobacter porcinus includes these proteins:
- a CDS encoding adenylate kinase encodes MKKLFLIIGAPGSGKTTDAELIAKKHENITHYSTGDMLRAEMAKDSDIGKEIAKYVNAGNIVPIKIAIQTIVNAIKNAPTPTIIIDGYPRSLEQMSALDEYLKNEKELELISCIEVVVSEEVAKDRVLGRNRGDDDKVEVFNNRMSVYIEPLKAIQDFYESKNILKKIDGERTIEEIVDEMEKFILSKI; translated from the coding sequence ATGAAAAAACTATTTTTAATTATTGGAGCACCTGGAAGTGGAAAAACGACAGATGCCGAACTTATAGCAAAAAAACATGAAAATATAACTCACTATAGTACAGGCGATATGCTAAGAGCTGAGATGGCAAAAGATAGTGATATAGGAAAAGAGATAGCAAAATATGTAAATGCTGGAAATATAGTACCAATTAAAATAGCTATACAAACTATAGTAAATGCTATAAAAAATGCTCCAACACCTACAATAATAATAGATGGATATCCTAGAAGTTTAGAGCAGATGAGTGCTTTGGATGAGTATTTGAAAAATGAGAAAGAGTTAGAGCTAATCTCTTGTATAGAGGTAGTTGTAAGCGAAGAAGTTGCAAAAGATAGAGTGCTTGGAAGAAATAGGGGAGATGATGATAAGGTTGAAGTATTTAACAACAGAATGAGTGTGTATATTGAGCCTTTAAAAGCTATTCAAGATTTTTATGAATCAAAAAATATTTTGAAAAAAATAGATGGAGAGCGAACTATAGAAGAGATTGTAGATGAGATGGAAAAATTCATTTTGTCAAAAATATAG
- a CDS encoding MalY/PatB family protein yields the protein MIYNFDKICERKNTDSSKWDTTKDGVIPMWVADMDFEVAPKIVESIIKKANHKIFGYTVISDKYYESEINWSKRRFNFDIKKEWIEATTGVIPSLSTILQTFCKKGDKVLIQSPVYHYFNIAIKRNELEAVTNNLIYENSSYEIDFEDFENKLKNEKPKLFILCNPHNPVGRVWKKDELIKMGELCLKYNVLVVSDEIHRDLVFKEFTFIPFASICEEFLQNSITCTSATKTFNLAGLKASNIIVANQDYRLKLNENLVRNEIKSLNIFGIESTISAYNECEDWLFELLIYLEKNKNFLEDFISKNIPNLKVVKAEATYLLWIDISSLGLNSKEFTKKLEELGNVRVISGVTFGENGDNFIRVNIATPLEVLKEALEGVKNTVLALK from the coding sequence ATGATTTATAATTTTGATAAAATATGTGAAAGAAAAAATACAGATAGTTCAAAATGGGATACAACAAAAGATGGTGTAATTCCTATGTGGGTTGCTGATATGGATTTTGAAGTTGCTCCAAAAATTGTAGAGAGTATAATCAAAAAAGCAAATCATAAAATATTTGGATATACAGTTATTTCTGATAAATATTATGAATCTGAAATAAACTGGTCTAAAAGAAGATTTAATTTTGATATAAAAAAAGAGTGGATAGAAGCAACAACTGGTGTGATTCCTAGCTTAAGTACAATTCTTCAAACTTTTTGCAAAAAAGGAGATAAAGTTTTAATACAATCTCCTGTTTATCACTATTTTAATATTGCAATAAAAAGAAATGAACTTGAAGCAGTAACAAATAATTTAATATATGAAAATAGTAGCTATGAGATAGATTTTGAAGATTTTGAAAATAAATTAAAAAACGAAAAACCAAAACTTTTTATTCTTTGTAATCCACATAATCCTGTTGGAAGAGTTTGGAAAAAAGATGAACTTATAAAAATGGGTGAACTTTGTTTAAAATACAATGTTTTGGTAGTAAGTGATGAGATTCATAGAGATTTAGTTTTTAAAGAGTTTACTTTTATTCCATTTGCTTCTATTTGTGAAGAGTTTTTACAAAACTCTATTACTTGTACAAGTGCTACAAAGACTTTTAATCTTGCTGGATTAAAAGCTTCTAATATTATTGTTGCCAATCAAGATTATAGATTAAAATTAAATGAAAATTTAGTTAGAAATGAGATAAAAAGTTTAAATATTTTTGGTATTGAATCTACGATTAGTGCTTATAATGAGTGTGAAGATTGGCTTTTTGAACTACTTATTTATCTTGAAAAAAATAAAAACTTTTTGGAAGATTTTATATCAAAAAATATCCCAAATCTAAAAGTAGTAAAAGCCGAAGCTACATATTTATTATGGATTGATATAAGCTCTCTTGGCTTAAACTCAAAAGAGTTTACAAAAAAACTAGAAGAGCTAGGAAATGTAAGAGTAATCTCAGGAGTAACTTTTGGAGAAAATGGTGATAATTTTATAAGAGTAAATATTGCAACACCTCTTGAGGTTTTAAAAGAGGCTTTAGAGGGAGTTAAAAATACAGTTTTAGCCTTAAAATAG
- a CDS encoding methyl-accepting chemotaxis protein, whose product MDFIKRSVTAKVVSVSIIAIIISMSILTFLIVKKTFETMKQNSENTISKEISLLVENINTFNKVSKSGADALGEVFFNMVKDIKLDKSILIKVGDFSTSALTINSKIINLNFDIVDEFEQNTKGSVATIFVKNNEDFIRVSTSLKKEDGTRAIGTKLDKSHPSYQKVIKGEEYLGSAFLFGKNYMSKYIPLKKDGEIIGIAFIGYDIENDIKELFKTITDKKIGNSGYYYILNSNTSSKDYGNFILHPSLKGSGLEISDKNGFFIIKEILNAKEGMLNYFWDGHEKFVIFKIFEDWNWTVVGGVNYDEIFEDAYKTMYLIILASIVTMLLISFSIFFTLKTSLNSLKSIRDGLISFFKYLNKEISNTEKIKIDSIDEFGVIAKQINKNIEITEKSIEEDRKLIDETIAVLSEFEQGDLCQRLNISVSNPALTELKNVLNNMADNLENNIDNVLVILEQYSNYNYLNKIDKKGLKEHLLKLANGVNNLSDSITEMLIDNRDIGMNLDKSSDILLKNVDRLNISSNEAAASLEQTAASLEQITSNTRNNTQNIAKITESSKELIKSSHIGESLANKTNSAMDEINKEVSQINEAIEVIDQIAFQTNILSLNAAVEAATAGEAGKGFAVVAQEVRNLANRSAEAAKEIKNIVEIATSKANEGKEIAGDMIEGFKNLSKNISISSNLILDIENSSKEQLIGIEQINNAINQLEIQTQENANIASQTRQIAVETDNIAQLVVDKVNEKEFLGKI is encoded by the coding sequence ATGGATTTCATAAAAAGATCTGTAACTGCAAAGGTTGTTTCTGTTTCAATTATTGCAATTATTATTTCAATGTCTATCTTAACTTTTTTAATAGTTAAAAAAACTTTTGAAACAATGAAACAAAATAGTGAAAATACTATTTCTAAAGAGATTTCTTTATTAGTTGAAAATATCAATACTTTTAATAAAGTATCAAAATCAGGTGCTGATGCTTTAGGTGAAGTATTTTTTAATATGGTTAAAGATATTAAGCTTGATAAATCAATTTTAATAAAAGTTGGTGACTTTTCTACTTCTGCTTTAACTATAAATAGTAAAATCATAAATTTAAATTTTGATATTGTTGATGAATTTGAGCAGAATACAAAAGGTTCTGTTGCTACTATTTTTGTAAAAAACAATGAGGATTTTATAAGAGTTTCAACTAGCTTAAAAAAAGAGGATGGAACTAGAGCTATTGGTACAAAGCTTGATAAATCTCATCCAAGTTACCAAAAAGTTATAAAAGGAGAAGAGTATTTAGGAAGTGCCTTTTTATTTGGGAAAAACTATATGTCAAAATATATTCCTTTAAAAAAAGATGGTGAGATTATAGGAATAGCATTCATAGGATATGATATTGAAAATGATATAAAAGAGTTGTTCAAAACAATTACTGATAAAAAGATTGGAAATAGTGGTTATTACTATATTTTAAACTCAAATACTTCAAGCAAAGATTATGGTAATTTTATTCTTCATCCTTCTCTTAAAGGAAGTGGTTTAGAAATAAGTGATAAAAACGGTTTTTTTATAATTAAAGAGATTTTAAATGCAAAAGAGGGAATGCTAAACTATTTTTGGGATGGGCATGAAAAATTTGTTATTTTTAAAATTTTTGAAGATTGGAACTGGACAGTTGTTGGTGGTGTAAATTATGATGAGATTTTTGAAGATGCATATAAAACAATGTATCTAATAATCTTAGCTTCTATTGTAACTATGCTTTTAATATCTTTTTCAATTTTCTTTACTTTAAAAACATCTTTAAACTCTTTAAAAAGTATAAGAGATGGTCTTATCTCATTTTTCAAATATTTAAACAAAGAGATTAGTAATACAGAAAAAATAAAAATAGACTCTATTGATGAATTTGGAGTAATTGCTAAGCAGATAAATAAAAATATTGAAATAACTGAAAAATCTATTGAAGAAGATAGAAAATTAATTGACGAAACAATTGCAGTTTTAAGTGAATTTGAGCAAGGTGATTTATGTCAAAGATTAAATATAAGTGTATCAAATCCTGCATTAACTGAGTTAAAAAATGTTTTAAATAATATGGCAGATAATTTAGAAAACAATATTGATAATGTTTTAGTGATTTTAGAGCAATATTCAAACTATAACTACTTAAATAAAATAGATAAAAAAGGCTTAAAAGAGCATCTTCTAAAATTAGCAAATGGAGTAAATAATCTATCTGATTCTATAACTGAAATGTTAATTGATAATAGAGATATTGGAATGAACCTTGATAAAAGCTCAGATATTTTATTAAAAAATGTTGATAGATTAAATATCTCTTCAAATGAAGCTGCTGCATCTTTAGAGCAAACGGCTGCATCTTTAGAACAAATTACTTCAAATACAAGAAATAATACCCAGAATATCGCAAAAATAACTGAATCATCAAAAGAGCTTATTAAATCTTCTCATATTGGAGAATCTTTAGCAAATAAAACAAATAGTGCTATGGATGAGATAAACAAAGAGGTAAGCCAAATAAATGAAGCTATTGAAGTGATTGACCAAATTGCATTCCAAACTAATATTTTAAGTTTAAATGCAGCTGTTGAAGCAGCAACTGCTGGAGAAGCTGGAAAAGGATTTGCAGTTGTTGCACAAGAAGTAAGAAATCTTGCAAATAGAAGTGCAGAAGCTGCTAAAGAGATTAAAAATATTGTAGAAATTGCAACTTCAAAAGCAAATGAAGGAAAAGAGATAGCAGGAGATATGATTGAAGGATTTAAGAATCTAAGTAAAAACATATCTATATCTTCAAATCTTATTTTAGATATAGAGAACTCTTCAAAAGAGCAGTTAATAGGAATTGAACAGATAAATAACGCTATAAATCAGCTTGAAATTCAAACTCAAGAGAATGCAAATATAGCTTCACAAACAAGACAAATTGCTGTTGAAACAGATAATATTGCTCAACTTGTTGTAGATAAAGTAAATGAAAAAGAGTTTTTAGGAAAAATTTAA
- a CDS encoding alanine racemase: MAKILLDKNKLFYNLEIISNKATSKDKVAVVLKDNAYGHGLVEIAKLASEFGIKKAVVRTIKDAQKIEEFFPYILVLADTSFHNYSHTFHIAINSLEDIKKVPEKANVHLKIDTGMHRNGISYDEIEDAIFGLLKQKATISGVFTHHRGADNLSTDFFWQNENFNKAKAKVKKVCEKLFLPLPAFHSCNSSALFRKEFFDEDFARVGIATYGYLDNSHIFNFPKLKPVMSLWANKMATRTLEKGQSIGYGGKFTADSKMLVSTYDIGYGDGFLRLDGKTPYLTPKNYNILGRVSMDNLSINSDDDEVCIFDDVTKLAEIHNTISYEITCSLKDNIQREIVE; encoded by the coding sequence GTGGCGAAGATCTTACTAGATAAAAACAAACTATTTTATAATTTAGAAATAATAAGTAATAAAGCAACAAGTAAAGATAAAGTAGCAGTTGTTTTGAAAGACAATGCATATGGTCATGGTTTAGTTGAAATTGCAAAACTAGCAAGTGAATTTGGTATTAAAAAAGCAGTTGTAAGAACTATAAAAGATGCACAAAAGATAGAAGAGTTTTTTCCATATATTTTAGTTCTGGCTGATACATCTTTTCACAACTATTCACATACTTTTCACATAGCAATAAATAGTCTTGAAGATATAAAAAAAGTCCCAGAAAAAGCCAATGTTCATCTAAAAATTGATACAGGAATGCATAGAAATGGAATATCTTATGATGAGATAGAAGATGCTATTTTCGGGCTTCTGAAGCAAAAAGCCACTATTTCAGGAGTTTTTACACATCATAGAGGTGCAGATAATTTAAGCACTGATTTCTTTTGGCAAAATGAAAACTTTAATAAAGCAAAGGCTAAGGTTAAAAAGGTATGTGAAAAACTTTTTTTACCTTTACCAGCTTTTCACTCTTGTAACTCAAGTGCTCTTTTTAGAAAAGAGTTTTTCGATGAAGATTTTGCTAGAGTTGGAATTGCGACTTATGGATATTTAGATAATTCTCACATTTTTAATTTTCCAAAATTAAAACCTGTTATGTCACTTTGGGCAAATAAAATGGCAACAAGAACTTTAGAAAAAGGGCAAAGTATTGGTTATGGAGGAAAATTTACAGCTGATTCTAAAATGCTTGTTTCAACCTATGATATTGGTTATGGAGATGGTTTTTTAAGATTAGATGGAAAAACTCCATATTTAACTCCAAAGAATTATAATATTCTAGGAAGAGTATCTATGGATAATCTTTCAATAAATAGTGATGATGATGAAGTTTGTATTTTTGATGATGTTACAAAATTAGCAGAAATACACAATACAATATCTTATGAAATAACTTGTTCATTAAAAGATAATATACAAAGAGAGATAGTAGAATAA
- a CDS encoding adenylate kinase, translating into MNLMLFGAPGAGKGTQAKFLIEKYNIPQISTGDILRAAIADKTDMGMEAKKFMDAGQLVPDSTIIGIIKDRLAVADCKNGFILDGFPRTLAQAEALSELMQNMKIKLDKVISLNVPDSLIVGRITGRRVCSGCGASFHVEFNPSKKDGVCDYCGGELTIRKDDNAETVKSRLEAYHSQTAPLIDFYKKMGLFMELDGTKDVSEVTKDMINALA; encoded by the coding sequence ATGAATTTAATGCTATTTGGAGCACCAGGAGCTGGAAAAGGAACTCAAGCTAAATTTTTAATTGAGAAGTACAATATCCCACAAATCTCAACAGGAGATATCTTAAGAGCAGCAATTGCAGACAAAACAGATATGGGAATGGAAGCTAAAAAATTTATGGATGCTGGGCAATTAGTTCCAGATTCTACTATTATTGGAATTATCAAAGATAGACTAGCAGTTGCTGATTGTAAAAATGGATTTATTCTTGATGGTTTTCCAAGAACTTTGGCTCAAGCTGAGGCTTTAAGTGAACTTATGCAAAATATGAAAATTAAACTTGATAAAGTAATCTCTTTAAATGTTCCTGATAGCTTAATTGTAGGAAGAATTACAGGAAGAAGAGTTTGTTCTGGTTGTGGAGCATCTTTCCATGTTGAGTTTAATCCTTCAAAAAAAGATGGTGTTTGTGACTATTGTGGTGGAGAATTAACTATTAGAAAAGATGATAACGCAGAGACTGTAAAAAGCAGACTTGAAGCATACCACTCTCAAACGGCACCACTAATTGATTTTTACAAAAAAATGGGTCTGTTTATGGAACTTGATGGTACAAAAGATGTATCAGAAGTTACAAAAGATATGATAAACGCTTTAGCTTAA
- a CDS encoding competence/damage-inducible protein A yields the protein MKNRVNFYSVIIGTELLNGRRKDAHFAFLNQELLKRGWEHKASFVIEDDKELMLKIFNLIKSDEHSVMFCFGGIGATPDDFTRQIAADAFTNSQMEFHEEAKKRIENRFKDEAYPHRVNMAYLPINAKLLKNVVNDVAGFYLEDRFFFTPGFPSMSQSMVLEALDRHYTKSNIKKYRKTVTIVSSENDLIEVMKKIPTHLEFSSLPKIIGNERRVVISVAGYNQDEVNFAFKLFLDFCLENKKEYVLEDING from the coding sequence GTGAAAAATAGAGTAAATTTTTATAGCGTAATTATTGGAACTGAACTTTTAAATGGTAGAAGAAAAGATGCTCACTTTGCATTTTTAAATCAAGAGCTTTTAAAGCGTGGTTGGGAACATAAAGCATCTTTTGTGATTGAAGATGATAAAGAGTTGATGCTAAAAATATTTAATCTTATAAAATCTGATGAACATAGTGTGATGTTTTGTTTTGGTGGAATTGGAGCAACTCCAGATGATTTTACAAGGCAAATAGCTGCAGATGCTTTTACAAACTCACAAATGGAGTTTCACGAAGAAGCTAAGAAAAGAATAGAAAATAGATTTAAAGATGAAGCATATCCTCATAGAGTAAATATGGCGTATCTTCCAATAAATGCAAAACTTCTAAAAAATGTTGTAAATGATGTAGCTGGATTTTATTTAGAAGATAGATTCTTTTTTACACCAGGATTTCCATCTATGAGTCAAAGTATGGTTTTGGAGGCTTTGGATAGACACTACACAAAATCAAATATCAAAAAATATAGAAAAACAGTGACAATTGTAAGTAGTGAGAATGACTTAATAGAAGTTATGAAAAAAATTCCAACACACCTTGAGTTTTCATCTTTGCCAAAGATTATTGGAAATGAAAGAAGAGTTGTAATATCTGTTGCTGGATATAATCAAGATGAGGTAAATTTTGCTTTTAAACTTTTTTTGGATTTTTGCCTTGAAAATAAAAAAGAGTATGTTTTGGAAGATATAAATGGATAA
- a CDS encoding virulence RhuM family protein, translating into MDKQIRNSTAEFLIFTSQNKEDSIEVKVFEESVWLTQNMIAQLFDKGRTTITEHLKNIFESEELDEKSVCREFRHTANDGKTYNTKYYNLDAIISVGYRVNSKKATQFRQWATSVLKEFAIKGFVLDKKRLENGSFLGQNYFDKLLEEIREIRVSERVFYQKLTDIYSTSVDYNKDDETTKNFFAKVQNKLHFAIHRQTAAELIFNRANSQKEKMGLTSWDNAPDGKILKSDVTIAKNYLSREELESLGRVVNAFLDLAEDRAKRNIPMTMEDWATRLDKFLDADDREILKDSGKITKKIANEKAISEFEKYRVVQDRLFMNDFDKLLMNLKNKN; encoded by the coding sequence ATGGATAAACAAATACGAAATAGTACAGCTGAATTTTTAATTTTTACTTCTCAAAATAAAGAAGATAGTATTGAAGTAAAAGTTTTTGAAGAGTCTGTTTGGCTAACTCAAAATATGATAGCACAGCTTTTTGATAAAGGTAGAACTACTATTACAGAACATTTAAAAAATATATTTGAAAGTGAAGAATTGGATGAAAAATCAGTATGTCGGGAATTCCGACATACTGCAAATGATGGTAAAACTTACAATACAAAATATTATAACTTAGATGCAATAATTTCAGTTGGATATAGAGTAAACTCAAAAAAAGCTACACAGTTTAGACAGTGGGCTACAAGTGTATTAAAAGAGTTTGCTATAAAAGGATTTGTTCTTGATAAAAAAAGACTAGAAAATGGCTCATTTTTAGGTCAAAACTATTTTGATAAACTACTTGAAGAAATAAGAGAGATAAGAGTTAGTGAAAGAGTGTTTTATCAAAAACTAACAGATATTTACTCTACAAGTGTTGATTATAATAAAGATGATGAAACAACTAAAAACTTTTTTGCAAAAGTACAAAATAAACTTCATTTTGCTATTCATAGACAAACAGCAGCTGAACTGATTTTCAATAGAGCAAATAGCCAAAAAGAGAAAATGGGATTAACTTCTTGGGATAATGCACCTGATGGTAAAATATTAAAATCAGATGTAACAATTGCAAAAAATTATCTAAGCCGTGAAGAACTTGAATCATTAGGAAGAGTTGTAAATGCCTTTTTAGATTTAGCAGAAGATAGAGCAAAAAGAAATATTCCAATGACTATGGAAGATTGGGCTACAAGACTTGATAAGTTTTTAGATGCTGATGATAGAGAGATTTTAAAAGATAGTGGAAAAATCACTAAAAAAATAGCCAATGAAAAAGCAATAAGCGAATTTGAAAAATATAGAGTAGTTCAAGATAGACTGTTTATGAATGATTTTGATAAATTGCTTATGAATTTAAAAAATAAAAATTAA
- a CDS encoding type ISP restriction/modification enzyme, with product MIHNYIENINRLFVTGNAREHSYRGDLQDLLNKIIDDKDIVVTNEPARIVNVGAPDYSITKKDIPIGYIEAKDINKPLNSKDYTEQFDRYKNALDNLIITDYMDFWFYKSGELTNKIAIAKIEDDKIVAVEENFLLFINNIKSFTTQISQTITSPSKLAKMMAGKARLLQNVIERAIISEDESDANNSLREQLEVFKATLIHDITPESFADIYAQTIAYGMFAARLHDDTMDTFTRQEAVFLIPKSNPFLRGLFNYVSGADCDDRIIWIIDSLAEIFLATDVKKLLDGFSQKSGMNDPIIHFYETFLSEYNPALRKSRGVWYTPQAVVNFIVRACDEVLKDEFDLSDGLSDETKIKIKVDDINAGYTKSGQKIKKELEVHKVQILDPATGTGTFLAETIKFIKKDFWGGSWSSYVEEHLIPRLNGFELLMASYAMAHLKLDLLLLETGYKPSKEQKRFNIFLTNSLEEHHEQSGNLFASYLANESKEADRVKKDVPVMVVMGNPPYSGHSSNKNDFIDKLLEDYKKESDGSKLKEKNPKWLNDDYVKFIRYSESYIEKNQEGVLGFITNNSYINNPTFRGMRYHLLKTFDKIYVIDLHGDSKKKETAPDGSKDENIFDIMQGVAIIIAIKKKQKNKKLAELYLCDIYGKRDFKYGFLTENSLKSLPFEKIEFKEPDFYFKSQNFQKLIEYEKNFKINELFTINSAGIVTARDGLVIDENEHKLKDKILNFYEDKEMILKENENFKIDKIRNNFSFDEKYIKMISHRIFDNKFIYYHSPFIERDRFNVMKHFNKNNLGIAISRQCQDDWKHIFISKNITDLNLTGTAGKFGSGYLCPLYLYPDENSLTNERTPNLNLEIVNEIEEKLTLKFLNEKIEDSATFAPIDILDYIYAVLHSPSYREKYKEFLKIDFPRVPYPKPETFWQLVSLGGKLRSLHLLEDTSLDERIIDIKGEGELLIKNSLNKKDFSIENAQVELRLNDEVSVVNIPLVAWEFYIGGYQPAQKWLKDRVGRVLSRADMKHYNRIINALCKTDLIMKKIDEVAKF from the coding sequence ATGATACACAACTACATAGAAAATATAAATAGACTTTTTGTTACTGGAAATGCAAGAGAGCATAGTTATAGAGGGGATTTACAAGATTTATTAAATAAAATCATAGATGATAAAGATATAGTTGTAACAAACGAACCAGCAAGAATAGTAAATGTTGGAGCTCCTGATTATAGTATTACAAAAAAAGATATTCCAATAGGATATATTGAAGCAAAAGATATAAACAAACCACTAAATAGCAAGGATTATACAGAGCAGTTTGATAGATACAAAAATGCTCTTGATAATCTTATAATCACAGATTATATGGATTTTTGGTTTTACAAAAGTGGCGAACTTACAAATAAAATCGCAATAGCAAAAATAGAAGATGATAAAATTGTAGCTGTTGAAGAAAACTTTTTATTATTTATAAACAATATAAAAAGCTTTACAACACAAATATCACAAACAATCACAAGTCCAAGTAAACTAGCAAAAATGATGGCTGGAAAAGCAAGACTTCTTCAAAATGTAATTGAAAGAGCGATAATAAGTGAAGATGAAAGCGATGCAAACAACTCACTTAGAGAGCAGTTGGAAGTTTTTAAAGCTACTTTAATTCACGATATTACACCTGAGAGTTTTGCAGATATTTATGCTCAAACTATTGCTTATGGAATGTTTGCAGCAAGACTTCATGATGATACAATGGATACATTTACAAGACAAGAGGCTGTTTTTTTAATACCAAAATCAAATCCATTTTTAAGAGGACTTTTTAACTATGTAAGTGGAGCTGATTGTGATGATAGAATTATTTGGATTATAGACTCTTTAGCAGAGATATTTCTAGCAACAGATGTAAAAAAACTTTTAGATGGTTTTAGCCAAAAAAGTGGAATGAACGACCCAATAATTCACTTTTATGAAACATTTTTAAGTGAATATAATCCAGCTTTGAGAAAAAGTAGAGGAGTTTGGTACACTCCACAAGCTGTTGTAAACTTTATAGTTCGTGCTTGTGATGAGGTGCTTAAAGATGAGTTTGATTTAAGTGATGGTTTAAGCGATGAGACAAAAATCAAAATAAAAGTAGATGATATAAATGCAGGTTATACAAAATCAGGACAAAAGATAAAAAAAGAACTAGAAGTTCATAAAGTGCAAATTCTAGATCCAGCAACAGGAACTGGAACATTTTTGGCTGAGACTATAAAGTTTATCAAAAAAGATTTTTGGGGTGGAAGTTGGAGCTCTTATGTAGAAGAGCATTTAATACCTAGATTAAATGGTTTTGAGCTTCTTATGGCATCTTATGCTATGGCACATTTAAAGCTAGATTTACTTCTTCTTGAAACTGGATATAAACCCTCAAAAGAGCAAAAAAGATTTAATATCTTTCTTACAAACTCACTTGAAGAGCATCATGAACAATCTGGAAATCTTTTTGCCTCATATTTGGCAAATGAGAGTAAAGAGGCTGATAGAGTAAAAAAAGATGTACCTGTGATGGTTGTGATGGGAAATCCACCGTATAGTGGACACTCTTCAAATAAAAATGATTTTATTGATAAACTACTTGAAGATTATAAAAAAGAGAGTGATGGAAGTAAATTAAAAGAGAAAAATCCAAAATGGCTAAATGATGATTATGTAAAATTTATAAGATATAGTGAAAGTTATATTGAGAAAAATCAAGAGGGAGTTTTAGGATTTATTACAAATAATAGTTATATAAATAATCCAACTTTTAGAGGTATGAGATACCATCTTTTAAAAACATTTGACAAAATCTATGTAATAGATTTACATGGAGATTCAAAGAAAAAAGAAACAGCACCAGATGGAAGCAAAGATGAAAATATCTTTGATATTATGCAAGGTGTAGCAATAATAATAGCTATAAAGAAAAAACAAAAAAACAAAAAACTAGCAGAACTATATCTTTGTGATATTTATGGAAAAAGAGATTTCAAATATGGGTTTTTAACTGAGAATAGTTTAAAAAGTTTACCTTTTGAAAAAATCGAGTTTAAAGAACCTGATTTTTATTTTAAAAGTCAAAACTTTCAAAAATTAATAGAATATGAAAAGAATTTTAAAATTAATGAATTATTTACAATAAATTCTGCTGGAATAGTTACAGCTAGAGATGGTTTAGTTATTGATGAAAATGAACATAAATTAAAAGATAAAATTTTGAATTTTTATGAAGATAAAGAAATGATTTTAAAAGAAAATGAAAATTTTAAAATAGATAAGATTAGAAATAATTTCAGTTTTGATGAAAAATATATAAAAATGATTTCTCATAGAATTTTTGATAATAAATTTATATATTATCACTCTCCATTTATTGAAAGAGATAGATTTAATGTAATGAAACATTTTAATAAAAATAATTTAGGAATTGCAATATCTAGGCAATGTCAAGATGATTGGAAACACATTTTTATATCAAAAAATATTACAGATTTGAATTTAACTGGAACGGCAGGAAAATTTGGTAGTGGATATTTATGTCCTTTATATTTATACCCAGATGAAAACTCTTTAACAAATGAAAGAACACCAAATCTAAATCTTGAAATAGTAAATGAGATTGAAGAAAAATTAACACTTAAATTTTTAAATGAGAAAATTGAAGATTCTGCAACTTTTGCACCAATAGATATCTTGGATTATATCTATGCTGTTTTACATAGTCCTAGTTATAGAGAAAAATACAAAGAGTTTTTAAAAATAGACTTCCCAAGAGTTCCATATCCAAAGCCTGAAACTTTTTGGCAATTGGTTAGTTTGGGAGGAAAATTAAGAAGCTTACATCTACTAGAAGATACATCTCTTGATGAGCGAATCATAGATATAAAAGGTGAGGGCGAACTACTTATCAAAAATAGTCTAAACAAAAAAGATTTTAGTATAGAAAATGCTCAAGTAGAGCTTAGATTAAATGATGAGGTAAGTGTTGTAAATATTCCTTTAGTTGCGTGGGAGTTTTATATTGGTGGTTATCAACCTGCTCAAAAGTGGCTAAAAGATAGAGTTGGAAGAGTTTTAAGTAGAGCCGATATGAAGCACTACAACCGTATCATAAATGCACTTTGTAAAACAGATTTGATAATGAAAAAAATAGATGAAGTAGCAAAGTTTTAA